The DNA region GCTCGGACTCACGGGTCGCCGCCGAGATCATCTTCGACCAGGGCCTCGGCGACCTCTTCGTCGTGCGGACCGCGGGGCACGTGGTCGACACGACGGTGATCGGCTCGATCGAGTACGGCGTGAACATCCTGAACGCACCTCTCGTGATCGTGCTCGGACACGACTCGTGCGGTGCTGTCGGCGCCGCGGCGGAGGCCCTGACCACAGGTCGGATGCCCGCCGGCTTCGTCCGCGCGATCGTCGACCGCGTGATCCCGAGCATCGTCCACCTGCCCCGGCAGGCCGGGGCCGACAGTGCCGACAGTGCCGACCGGGCCGACAATGCCGACAGTGCCGACAGTGCCGGGGGCGATCCGGTGGACGCCGGTCGGCCGATGCTGGTGCCCACGGCGGAGATCCTCGGTCGGGAGCACGTCCGGCACACCGTGCGGATGCTGCAGAGCTACTCGGCCGGCCTGTCCGACGCCGTCGCGCAGGGCCGGTGCGCGATCGTCGGGCTCGAGTACACGCTTGCCGACGGCCGCGTCCGCCTCGTCGAGTCGTCGGGCCCCCTGGCCCTGTGACCTGCACCCGGCCGGAGCGCGGCCACCCGGCGCGGCCGGACCGCGGCCGGTGTCCGACCGATGGGAGACTGAGGACATGACCGACGACGCGACGACACCCGCACCCGCTGCACCCACGGCAGTCGCAGCACCCACGGCAGCCGCAGCGCCTGCCGGCTTCCGCATCGAGCACGACACGATGGGCGACGTCCTCGTGCCGGTCGACGCGCTGTACCGCGCGCAGACCCAGCGAGCCGTGGAGAACTTCCCGATCTCCGGCACGCGCCTCGAGCGGAGCCACATCGAGGCCCTCGCGCGGATCAAGAAGGCCGCGGCGCTGGCCAACGCGGCACTCGGCGTGCTGCCCGACGACGTGGCCCGGGCGATCGCCGCTGCCGCGGACGAGGTCGCCGGTGGCGCGCACGACGCGCAGTTCCCGGTCGACATCTACCAGACCGGCTCGGGGACGTCGTCGAACATGAACGCCAACGAGGTCATCGCGACCCTCGCCACGCGGCACCTCGGCCGTCCGGTCCACCCCAACGACCACGTCAACGCCTCGCAGTCCTCCAACGACGTCTTCCCGACGTCGGTCCACGTCGCGGCGACCGCCGGCATCGTGCGCGACCTGGTGCCGGCCCTCCAGCACCTCGCCACGACCCTCGAGGCGAAGGCGAGCGAGTTCTCCGGCGTCGTGAAGTCGGGCCGGACACACCTGATGGACGCCACCCCGGTCACCCTCGGCCAGGAGTTCGGCGGCTACGCGGCTGCCGTGCGCTACGGCGTCGAGCGCCTCATCGCGACCCTCCCGCGCGCCGCCGAGGTGCCGCTCGGCGGGACCGCGGTCGGCACCGGGATCAACACCCCGGCCGGGTTCCCCCACCGTGTGATCGAGCTGCTGCGGGCTGACACCGGCCTTCCCCTGCGTGAGGCCCGCGACCACTTCGAGGCCCAGGGTGCGCGCGACGGGCTGGTCGAGCTGTCCGGCGCGTTGCGCACCATCGCCGTCTCGCTGACCAAGATCTGCAACGACCTGCGCTGGATGGGCTCGGGGCCCAACACGGGCCTCGGCGAGATCTCCCTGCCTGACCTGCAGCCGGGTTCGTCGATCATGCCGGGCAAGGTCAACCCCGTGATCCCCGAGGCCGTGCTCATGGTCGCGGCGCGGGTGGTCGGCAACGATGCGACCGTCGCCTGGGCCGGCGCGAGCGGCTCGTTCGAGCTCAACGTCCAGATCCCGGTGATCGCCCAGGGTGTCCTGGAGTCGATCCGCCTGCTCGCCAACGCCTCCCGGCTGCTGGCCGACCGGACCGTCGAGGGCATCGTCGCCAACGTCGAGCGGGCTCGCGCCTACGCCGAGTCGTCGCCGTCGATCGTCACCCCGCTCAACCGGGTGATCGGCTACGAGGCTGCCGCCACAGTCGCCAAGCACGCCGTCGCGCACGGCGTGACGGTTCGGCAGGCGGTCGTCGACCTCGGCTTCGTGCAGCGCGGGGAGGTCAGCGAGGCTCAGCTCGACGAGGCTCTCGACGTCCTGTCGATGACGAGGCCACCGCGGGTCTGAGCCTGACCGCAGGTCTGCGCCTCGCCGCGGGGTGTCACTCGCCGCGGGTCTGAGCCTGACCGCAGCGACCCGGCGGCGTCAGCCGACCGTCACACGCAGACTGGTGTGGGCCGGATCGACCCGGCCGGTGTCGGCCTCGGCCGTCGACCCCCGGTACGCGTACTGGAGCTCGATCGTCGTCGTCCCCGGGCCGACCGCCTCGAAGGCGTAGGCGAGCGTGCTGGGCCCGCCCACCTCGCCCTCGTCCCCGAGGTACTCCGAACGAACCTCGGCGGCGCCGAGAACGGCCGGATCAGCTTCGACGACGAGGTCCCAGCCGTCCCCGACCGAGGCGTTGACCGTGCCGAGGTCCACCACCAGCAGGTCGCCGACCTCGAGGGCGACAGCCTGCGCGGCGAAGTCCACAGTGACGGTGCGTCCGTCGGACCCGTCCGAGCAGCCGGCGGTGCCCGCGATGACGAGCAGCAGCGGGGCGATCAGGACGACGGCTCGGCGCATGGTGGACACGGGGGCAGTCAACCAGCCCGACAGGCGAGACGTCGCCGCGTCCGGCGTGCCCCGACGGCCCGCACCCCTGAGATCCGGGCCCGGGCCACCGGGTCAGGCGTCGACCAGCACGAACTCCGCGACGCCGGCCGAGAGCTCCGATGCGACGCCGGCCAGCGCGAACACAGCCTGCCCCACCTCGAGCGAACCCGATCGGGTCAGGGCAGCCGTCCGCGCGACCTCCGAGACGGCACCGGCGATGTCCGTCGAGCTGCCCGCCGCAACCAGCAGGTTGCGCTCGACCTCCGAGGTGGTCGTGGCCTGCTCCTCGACGATGGCGGCCATCGAGGACTGGTGCTCGTCGACAGTGGTGATCGCCTCCGCGATGCGCCCGACGGCGACGTGCACGTCCAGGGCGTCCCGGGTCACCGCCTCGAGCACCGGTGTGATGGTCTCGATCGCCGCGGAGGTCTGCTGCGCCAGGTCCTTGACCTCACCGGCGACGACCGCGAAGCCACGTCCGGCCTCACCCGCGCGCGCCGCCTCGATGGTCGCGTTGAGGGCGAGGAGGTTCGTCTGCGAGGCGATCGTGGTGATCGTCTTGAGCACGGCGGCGATGTGCGACGACGACTCACCCAGGCGGGTCGCAGCGGCAGCGGCCTCGCCCGTGACACCGACCGCCTGTGCGGCCTGGGACGTCGCGGCGTTCACGTCATGGGACACCGACTCGATCGAGGCCCGCATCTGCGTCATCGCGGCCGTCACCGCACCCACCTCGGTGCTGACGACCGAGGCACTGCGGGAGGCCTCGTCGGCACGCTCCGACGACTCCGCCGCGACCTGTTCGAGGGTCCCGCTCGACATCTCGAGCCGGTCGGCGGTGTTCCGCACGGCCACGGCGCCGGCCTGCATCCGGCCCACCGCGTCACGCATGCCTTCGATGGCCTCGCCCAGGGCGTCACCCATGACCCCGATCTCGTCGTGGCCCTCGCCGTGGACCTCGGCGGACAGGTCGCGGGCGGCGACCCGGCGCAGCGCGGCCGTCAACCGTCCGACCCGCCCCACGATGCGCCCGGAGATCACCACGACGACCGCGCCGGCGAGCCCGGCCACGACCAGCCCGGCGAGGATCAGCGTCGTCACCAGGGAGCGCGAGCCGGCGGCGAGCCGGGCCGGAGCGGCCTGCAGCTCGTCGTCCACGCCCCACGCTGCGATCGTCCAGCCCCACGGCCCGTAACGGGTCAGGTAGACGGTCATCTCGCCGGCTGCCAGGGCCACGTCGGCCTCCGCCTGCTCACCGTCCGCGAGGGCTGCGCCGGTGTCGATCAGGCCCTGGGCGTACGGCTGCCCGGCGGCGTCGGTCACCTCGAGCGCTGAGCCCTCGGCGCCGTCCGGCGGTGGGACGACCCACTCCCCGGCGTCGGACATCACAGTGAGGTAGCCCGACCCGCCGACGACGACCTCCGCGATCGCCGCGCGCAGCGGGGCGTCGACGGCTGCCTGCGGCGTCCCGACGAAGATCGCGCCGACGACCTCCCCGTCCTGCACGATCGGCGCGTAGGCCGTGACGTACGGCGTGCCGACCACCTGGGCCGTGCCGTAGAAGGTGTCCCCGGCCAGCAGGGTGGCCACGACGGCGTTGGGCGAGCCGTCCGCCGCCGTCGCGGGGATGTAGGTGCCGATCGCGCGGGTGCCGTCCGCGGTCGGGACGCTCGTCGCGACGCGCAGCATGTCGCCCTCGTCGTTGATGCGCTGGAACACCGTGGCGGCCGAACCGAGCATCCCGGTCACGTCGTCCACCACCGGGGTCGCGACGGCCAGGTCGAGGTTCTGGCCGAGCCACCGGCCGCCGACCAGCATCGTCGGCAGGTCCACCGGCACGGTCTCGCCGGAGACCTGGTTCTTCGCGGTCCAGGCCACGGGCGGACCGAAGGTCAGCGGTCCGGCGAGCTCGAGGACACGCTGAGCGACGTGCAGCTCGGCAGCCATCCGGTCGGTCACGGTCGCGACCTGCGTCGCGACGAGCGCCCTGGACTGCTCGACGGTCGCGTGCATCGAGGCATCGTTGAGCTCGGCGACGTCCTCGCCCGTCCGGTCGGCGAGGCTCGCTGACCGGACACCGCCGATGACCGTGAGCACGACGGCCGTGACGAGCACCGCGCCCGCGCCGGTGGCGACGAGCTGGAGCCGGAGGCTGCTCCGCAGCGAGAACATGGGGGACTCCTCTGGGCGTGACGGACGTGCCGTCGTTCCCCCCTGCACCCGCACCATCGTCGCGGCGGTGCCGACCATGAGCACAACCCCGACAGACCCCCCGGGTGAAGTCCCCGGACCCCCGGGTGGAGTCCCCGGACCCCCGGGTGGAGTCCCCGGACCCCCGGGTGGAGTACCCGGCTCTCCGGCTGCCCGGCTCCCCAGCTCCCCAGCTCCCCGGTCGTCCGGCGTCCGGCCGCCCAGCCGTCCGGGTCAGACCTCGATGCCCTCGAGCATCTCGGTGACCAGGGCTGCGACCGCCGACCGCTCGGACCGCGTGAGCGTCACGTGGGCGAAGAGGGGGTGCCCCTTGAGCGCCTCGATCACGGCCGCGACGCCGTCGTGCCGTCCGACCCTGAGGTTGTCGCGCTGGGCGACGTCGTGGGTGAGCACGACGCGGGAGCCCTGGCCGATCCGGGACAGCACCGTGAGCAGCACGTTGCGCTCGAGGGACTGAGCCTCGTCGACGATCACGAAGGCGTCGTGCAGCGAACGCCCTCGGATGTGCGTCAGGGGCAGCACCTCGAGCATCCCGCGGGCGAGGACCTCCTCGACGACCTCGGGGGCGACGACCGCACCGAGGGTGTCGAACACCGCCTGGGCCCACGGGTTCATCTTCTCCGACTCACCGCCGGGCAGGTACCCCAGCTCCTGGCCACCGACGGCGTACAGCGGCCGGAAGACCATCACCTTGCGGTGCTGCCGACGTTCGAGGACCGCCTCGAGGCCCGCGCACAGGGCCAGGGCCGACTTGCCCGTACCGGCTCGCCCACCCAGGGAGACGATGCCGATCTCGTCGTCGAGCAGCAGGTCGATCGCGATGCGCTGCTCCGCACTGCGACCGTGCAGACCGAAGACGTCCTGGTCGCCGCGGATCAGCTGGACCTGCTTGTCGGCGGTGACCCGCGCGAGCGCCGAGCCGCGTGGCGAGTGCACGACGACGCCGGTGTGGCACAGCAGCGGGCCAGGGTCCTGCCCGGTCAGGTCCACGTCCGCCAGGTCGATGTGCTCGGACTCCCACAGGCTCGCCATCTGCTGCTCGGCGACCTGCAGCTCGGTCATGCCGGTCCAGCCGGAGTCGACCGCGAGCTCGGCCCGATACTCCTCCGCGGCCAGCCCGACGGCGGACGCCTTGACCCGCATGGGCAGGTCCTTGGACACCAGCGTGACGTCGTGCCCCTCGTCCGCAAGGTTCTTGGCGACGGCGAGGATCCTCGTGTCGTTGTCGCCGAGCCGGAAGCCGGCAGGCAGCACCTGCGGGTCGACGTGGTTGAGCTCGACCCGGAGCGTGCCACCGGCATCGCCGACCGGCACCGCCTGGTCCAGCCGCCCGTTGATCACCCGGAGGTCGTCGAGCATGCGCAGGGCCGCGCGGGCGAAGTAGCCGAGCTCGGCGTGGTGACGCTTCCCCTCGAGCTCGGTGATCACCACGACCGGGAGCACCACGGAGTGCTCGGCGAAGCGCAGGATCGCGCGGGGGTCCGACAGGAGGACGGAGGTGTCGAGCACGTAGGTGCGGGCCACGGTGGCTCCCTCCGGCGCGTCAGCGCCGCTCAGGTGGCCCGTCGCCGGCAGACCGCCGGCGCCAGGCGAGACGGGTCCGGTCGACCGGCCGGAGGGCCGGGCACCGGCCCTCCTCCCGGAGCAGCTGCTCCATGGGCTGGCCTTCCCGAGGGACGACGGACGTCGTCCGTTATCGCGGGACGCTACGCCCGGCCACGGCGGCGCCCGGCGCGACACGCGCCAGGAAACCTGATGTTCACGCAGACGGGTGAGACGCGTCGCTGAGGCGTTGGTGGCCCGTTCAGCGACCGAGGCGCGGTGACCCGTTCAGCGACCGAGGCGCCGTTCACGGGCCGCGTAGGCCCGGAGGGCCCGGAGGAAGTCGACGCGGCGGAAGTCCGGCCAGTAGGCCTCGCAGAAGTAGAACTCGCTGTGCGCGCTCTGCCACAGCAGGAATCCGCCGAGGCGCTGCTCGCCCGAGGTCCGGATGACCAGCTCGGGGTCGGGCTGACCCTTCGTGTAGAGGTGCTCGGCGATGTGCTCGACGTCGAAGGACTCGGCGAGCTCCTCGAGCGAGGTCCCGCTGCCGGCGTGCTCACGCAGGATCGAGCGCACGGCGTCGGCGATCTCACGTCGTCCGCCGTAGCCGACGGCGACGTTCACGTGCAGCCCGACCACGCCCGCGGTGCGGTCCTGGGCCACGAGCAGCACGTCGACCGCGCTCTGCGGCAGGAGCTCGAGCGCTCCCATCACCTGCAGGTGCCAGCGCCCGGTCGCGGCCAGGTCGCCGACCGCGTCCTGGATGATGCCGAGCAGCTCGGCGACCTCCTGGGGTGTACGGGAGAGGTTGTCGGTCGAGAGCATCCACAGGGTGACGACCTCGACCCCCACCTCCTCCGACCAGCCGAGCAGCTCATGGATCTTGTCGGCACCTCGACGATGGCCGGTCGACGCGGTGGCACCGAGGCTGCGTGCCCAGCGACGGTTGCCGTCGAGGATCACACCGATGTGACGCGGGACGGCCTCGCGCGGCAAGGACGCAGCGAGACGCCGCTCGTACAGGCCGTAGAGCGGGTGCGGCAGTCGCATCCAGCACTCCTCCGGCTTCGCGTGGGTCGGTCGTGGCTCCGCGCGGCCGTCGAGGCGACGACGGCGTGGCGTCGTCGTCACCGTACAGCCAGCGACGGTGGCGACGGTCGATCTCGGCCCGCAGATGGCTGCCGACCCACCCTCCGGTGGGCTAACCTACGCAAGCGTAAGTTGGCGCGGTGAGAGGAAGTCATGGGAACGGAAGCGTTCGCTGCAGCGGTCAAGCCCCGGCTCCGCGGCTGGATCCACGCCGGTACGGCACCCCTGGTCCTGGCTGCCGCGATCGTGCTCGTCGCGCTGGCCCCGACCACCGCGGGCAAGGCGTCCAACGCGATCTTCGGCCTGAGCGCGATCATGCTCTTCGGCCTGAGCGCGGTGTACCACCGAGGCACCTGGTCACCGAAGGTCGCCGGGGTGCTCCGCCGCCTGGACCACACGAACATCTTCCTGATCATCGCCGGCACGTACACGCCGCTCGCCGTCCTCCTGCTCGACTGGCCGACCAAGCGCAACCTGCTCGTCGTCGTCTGGGCCGGGGCGGCGCTCGGGACCCTCGCCCGGGTGTTCTGGCTCGGCGCACCACGCTGGGTCTACGTGCCGGTCTACGTCGCACTCGGCTCGGTCGCACTCGGGTTCCTGCCTGAGTTCTGGTCGTCCGGCGGCCCGGTGATCGTCTGGCTGATCATCGCGGGCGGCATCGCCTACATCGTCGGCGCCGTCGTCTACGGGACCAAGCGGCCCAACCCCAGCCCGCAGTGGTTCGGCTTCCACGAGATCTTCCACGTGCTGACCGTCGTGGGCTTCTGGTGCCACTACATCGCGGTCAGTATCGCCACGTACTCCGCGACCTGACCGGCACGCGACCTGACCGGCACGCGACCTGACCGGCACGCGACCCGACCGACCCGCGACCCGTCGGCGACCCGCCCCATGCACCACCGCCACGCCGGTGCGAGCCGACCGACCGCTGCGGCCCGGGCGGCGCTCAGGGGTGCGGCCTCAGGGGTGCGGCCACACCGTGTCGACCGGCCCGTCCAGCGGGACGACGCCGTACCGCCGGTTGGCGAGCGAGGGGTTGCGCTCGCGGACCGCCGCGACCCACGCCGGATCGAGCTCAGCCACCGCCGGTGACGGGCCGCTGCTCTCGGCCAGCACCTGGCCCAGCGGGTCGACGACCAGCGAGTCCCCCACGACGCCGGCGCCCTGCTGGGCCGCGCCGAGCACGTAGGCCGTGTTCTCGATCGCGCGGGCACGCAGCAGGGTGCGCCAGTGGTCGGCCTTGTGCTCGCCGGCCGCCCACGCGGCGGGCACGACGAGCACAGTCGCGCCGCCGTCGACCAGCCGGCGTGCCGACTCCGGGAACCGCAGGTCGTAGCAGGTCATCACACCGACGTGCAGATCCCCGACCGTCACGACGACCGGCGGGACGTCCGCCGGCCCCGCCTCGAGGCGGTCGGACTCGCGCCGCCCGAAGGCGTCGTACAGGTGCACCTTGCGGTACAGCCCGGCCAGACCGTCCGGGCCCACGACGACCACGGCGTTCACCGCGCGGTCCGCGCGGTTGCCCGGCAGCAGCGTCCCGGCCACCACGACCACCCCGGTGGACCGCGTGACGTCCTGCAGTGCGGTGACGAACGGACCGTCGACCGGCTCGGCATGGTCCGGGCCGGGGCCGCGCGGATCGAATCGTGCGGCGTACTCGGGCAGCACCACGAGGGACGCGCCGTCGTCGGCGGCACCACGGACGGCCGCGACGGCCAGCGCCCGGTTGCCTGCCGGATCGAGGCCGGTGGTCTGCGCCGCGACGTGGACGCGCACCGTCATGCCCCCGGCGCGTCGTGGCTGCCGGGCAGCGCGTCGGTCGGCAGGTCGTTGGTCGGCAGGTCGTTCGTCGGCAGGTCGTCGGTCGATGCCTCGCGTCGTGCCCGGTGCTCGACGCCTCGCAGCTTGGACGTCATCGAACGGAAGAGCGGGATGCAGGCGAGCACCACGGCGAAGATGACCAGGAAGCCGAGCACCCCGGGCGACACGTCCTCCGGGTCGACGCCTTCGCGCAGGGTCGGCTCGTCGGGGTCCGCCGCCGTGGTGGCCGTCCAGCCGGCGGCGAGGCCGTGCTCGGCGAGGCCGTGCTCAGCGACGTGCTCAAGGCTCCACCCGACGCCGTGCAGGCTGAGGGTGTCCAGCGCTGCCGCGCTCATCGGAAGTCCTCCGGGTGGATGCCGGCGAAGAGGTCGTCCTCCGGCAGGGTCACCGGGACCCGTGACTCCGCGAGCTCGAACTCCTCGACCGGCCAGACGTCGATCTCGAGCTCACGGGGGATCGCGAAGAAGAAGCCGTCGGGGTCGATCTGGGTGGCATGTGCCACGAGTGCGGCGTCCCGGGCGGGGAAGTACTCCGAACAGGCGATCCGGGTGGTCACCTCGCGTGCCGGGATCTCCCGCATGGCACGCGACGAGACCCAGTCACCGAACGGCGACTCGAGCCCGGCGGCCACGACCGCCTCGTGCACGGTCTGGATCCGGTGCAGCGAGAAGTCGTGGTTGTAGTAGAGCTTGAGCGGCGCCCACGGCTCGCCACGTCCGCGGTAGTGCTCCGCGGCGGCCGCAGCATGAAAGGCCTCGAACGCCACGTTGTGGCACATGATGTGGTCGGGGTGCGGGTAGCCCCCGGTCGGGTCATAGGTCGTGATCACGTGCGGACGGAAGCTGCGCACGAGCTCGACGAGCGGCGCGGCGGCCTCCTCGAGCGGCACCCGCGCGAAGCACCCCTCGGGCAGCGGCGGCAGCGGGTCGCCCTCCGGCAGACCCGAGTCGACGAAGCCCAGCCAGTGCTGGCGGACACCGAGGGCGTTCGCGGCCGCAGCCATCTCGGCCTGGCGGACCAGCGCCATCTCCGCCGGGGACCCGTGGGCACCGGCGTAGCGCGGGTTCAGGATGCTGCCGCGCTCGCCGCCCGTGCAGGTCACGACCAGGACGTCGACGCCCTCGGCCGCGTACCGCGCTGTGGTCGCCGCACCCTTGCTCGACTCGTCGTCGGGATGGGCATGCACGGCCATCAGGCGCAACCCGCTGCGCCGGCCCCTCGTCTGCAGGGTCTCGCCCACCGACATCCTCCTCGTGTCCGGCCCGATCCGGTCCTCGGGTGCAGTGCACCGCCCGGAACGCGCACCGTTCGACGCGCACCGGCGACAATGGTCTCGCACCCGGGGGCAGGGTCGCACTGTACGCACCCGGCCCGACACCGCACAGACCCGCGAGGAGCACCGATGAGCGCGCCGACGCCGACGAGTCCCCCGGCGGGCCGGTACGGACCCGAGCCGGACGCCGCTGTGCGACGACGTCGCGTCGTCCTGCTGTGGGCGCTCGGCGCCGGCGGACTGGCTCTCGCGGTGTGGCTGGGCATCGGCGTCGGCGACACGCCGGTCGCCTGGCAGGACGTCGGATTCACCCTGCACGGCGCCGAGCGGGTCGAGGTCGACTTCGACGTCATCCGCACCGACCCCGCGGTACCGGCCCGGTGCACGCTCCAGGCGCTCAACGAGCAGTACGCCCAGGTGGGCGTGCTCACGGTGGACGTCCCGCCGGGCACCGAACGCGTCGTCCGGTTGAGCAGCACCGTCGCGACGTCGGAGGCCGCGGTGACCGGGATCGTCGAGTCGTGCTGGGCGGCGGTGGACTGAGCCGTCCCGTCGGTCGTCGCGACGGGTGATCTCTCGGCTGACGGCGGGGTTGCGGCCATACCTGGCCGACCCTTTGCTATCCTGGTCGTTTCCACGCCGTGACGGCCGCCTCCCGACATGCCTCTGGCATGCTCAGCTGCGGCAGGGTCGGCACAGCGACGTGCCCCACCGGGCCGACGCACGCAGGCGTGACATCCCCTGGGACATCAGGTCCCACTGCACATCACGTCCCACTGCACTGCGCCGACCGGCCATCAGCAGGACGACGAGGAGCTCGGAAGGAGCGACCGTGACCGACACCACGACTGTCACCTGGCTGACCCAGGAGGCGCACGACCGCCTGAGCGCCGAGCTCGCCCACCTGACCGGTGTTGCGCGCGCGGAGATCACCGACAAGATCGATGACGCCCGTTCCGAGGGCGACCTCAAGGAGAACGGCGGCTACCACGCGGCCCGCGAGGAGCAGGCGAAGCAGGAGGCCCGCATCCGCCAGCTGCAGGAGCTGCTGCGCACCGCCGTGGTCGGCGAGGCCCCGCCGGACGACGGCGTGGTCGAGCCCGGCATGGTCGTGACCGCGACCGTCGGCGGGGACAAGATGGTCTTCCTGGTCGGCTCGCGCGAGGTCGGGGAGGGTACCGGGATGGACGTCTACAGCGACCGGTCACCCCTCGGCGCCGCGATCATCGGTCGCTCACGCGGCGAGGAGACGTCCTACACCGCGCCGAACGGCACCGAGATCGCGGTCGTCATCCACGACGCGACGCCTTTCCGGCTCTGATCACCGGCGCCCGGGGCGCCGAGGACCCTGCGCGACAGCCCGGCCGGGCGACCGGCCGGGCTGTCGTGCGCCTGGCGACGCCGTCGTGCACTGGCGACACGCCCAGCCGCTCAGCCCTCGATGACGCGGTAGCCGGCGTCGCGCAGGTGCGCGAGGACCTGCGCGCAGTGGGTCGGACCGCGCGTCTCGACCAGTACGCCGATCTCCACCTCGTCGACGTTCAGGTCGGTCCCGGTCCAGGTGTGGCCGACGTGCATCACGTTGCCGCCGGTGGCGGCGAGGGCGGCGAGCAGGGCCGCGAGCGCGCCGGGCCGGTCGTCGATCCGGACCCGCAGCTGCAGGTAGCGGCCCGCCGACGCGAGCCCGTGCCGCACCACCCGGAGCAGGACGATCGGGTCGATGTTGCCACCGGACAGGATCACGACGACGGGTGCGGCGACCGGCTCACCACCGGCGAGCAGCACCGCGACGCCGGCCGCCCCGGAGGGCTCGACCAGCATCTTGGCGCGCTCGGCGACCAGCAGCAGCGCGCGCGACAGGTCCTCCTCCGAGACCGTCCTGACCGGTACGTGGTGTGCGTGCAGCAGGCTGAACGGGACGTCACCCGGTCGCCCGACGGCGATGCCGTCGGCCATGGTGCTCATCGAGGCGACCGGGATCGGGTGGCCGGCGGCGAGGGATGCGGGGTATGCCGCGGCACCTGCGGCCTGCACCCCGATCACCTGGACCTCGGGGTGGTCGTCGCCGAGGGCCGCGACGACTCCCGCTGCCAGCCCACCACCACCGACCGGGACGATGATCGTGCGGACGTCCGGCACCTGGTCGAGGATCTCGAGGGCGATCGTGCCCTGACCCGCGACCACGTCGCGATGGTCGAACGGGTGGATGAGCACCGCTCCGGTGCGCTCGGCGTGCTCGCGCGCGGCGACCAGCGCCTCGTCGACGGTGGTGCCGACGTGCACGACCTGCGCCCCGTACTCCCGGGTCGCGGCGACCTTCGGCAGGGCCGCCCCCTGCGGCATGTACACCGTGGCCTGCAGGCCGAGCAGGCGCGCGGCGAGAGCGACGCCCTGAGCGTGATTGCCTGCGCTGGCCGCGACGACGCCGCGGGTCTTCTCCTCGGCGCTCAGCCGCGACATCCGGACGTAGGCGCCCCGGATCTTGAACGAGCCGGCGCGCTGCAGGTTCTCGCACTTGAGCAGGACCGGTCCGCCCGCGAGCGCGGACAGCGCCCGGCTGGTCTCGACCGGTGTGCGCAGCGCGACGCCCTCGAGCACGCGGGCCGCCGCCGCGACGTCGGCCGGGCCGACCGCTTCGGTGCGCACGGCCGGATCGGTGCTCACTGCTGGCCCGCAGGCGCGGCACCCGCCGGCTCGGCACCCGCCGGCTCGGCACCCGCCGGCTCGGCACCCGACGGCTCGGCACCCGACGTCGGCGGTTCGACCCGTCGGCCGTCGAGCTGTCGTAACCGGGCGAGGAGAGCCTCCGGAGCCAGACCGAGCGACGGGAACTTGTCGCGGCCGTGCAGGTAGAGCACGACGGTGTTGAGGGTCGCGACGAACGGCACGGCGAACAGGGCCCCGACGATGCCGGCCCCGAGCGACCCGGCCGCGACCGACAGCAGCACCGCCACCGGGTGCAGGGACACGGCATGACCGAGCAGGAGAGGCTGGAGCACGTGACTCTCGATCTGCTGCACGGCCAGGACGATCGCGAGCATGATCAGCGCCGAGACGCCGCCCTGGTCGACGAGTGCGACGAGCACCGCGATCGAACCGGTCGCGATCGCACCGACGAACGGGATGAACGACGCGAGGAAGACCAGGACACCGAGCGGCAGCGCGAGCGGGATGCCGAGGATCGCTGCCCCGACGCCGATGCCGACGGCGTCGATCAGGGCGACCAGGATCTGGATCCGGGTGAAGGCACCGAGCGTGACCACACCGCGGCGGGACGCCTCGTAAGCGCGCATCCGGACCGGGGCCGGCAGCAGGCGGATCAACCAGGCCCAGATCGTCGCGCCGTCCTTGAGGAAGAAGAGCAGGCAGAAGA from Cellulomonas sp. KRMCY2 includes:
- a CDS encoding AI-2E family transporter, whose product is MSGPAPVLEAVPRSIQVAAAWAWRVLVVALAIGAVVVVMAYSKVIWVPVVVALLLTVLLSPFVELLQRRLRFGRGLASAAAVIGLLAVVSGLLTVAGREIARGLGELWRQAAAGLEELIGGLAASPLGLDRAQIDAYIKQAESQLSSSSDTLLTGALSVTTTVGHVLAGTVVALFCLLFFLKDGATIWAWLIRLLPAPVRMRAYEASRRGVVTLGAFTRIQILVALIDAVGIGVGAAILGIPLALPLGVLVFLASFIPFVGAIATGSIAVLVALVDQGGVSALIMLAIVLAVQQIESHVLQPLLLGHAVSLHPVAVLLSVAAGSLGAGIVGALFAVPFVATLNTVVLYLHGRDKFPSLGLAPEALLARLRQLDGRRVEPPTSGAEPSGAEPAGAEPAGAEPAGAAPAGQQ